A single window of Desulfuromonas acetexigens DNA harbors:
- the recA gene encoding recombinase RecA produces MAENNRDRAIDLAISQIEKQFGKGSIMRLGTDLALPGVQAISTGALGLDIALGVGGVPRGRIIEIFGPESSGKTTLALHIAAEAQKVGGMAAFIDAEHALDIGYARKLGVKTDDLLVSQPDTGEQALEITETLVRSGAIDVLVVDSVAALVPKAEIEGEMGDSHMGLQARLMSQALRKLTATISKSHCCVIFINQIRMKIGVMFGNPETTTGGNALKFYASVRMDIRRIASLKNGQDVIGNRTRVKVVKNKVAPPFKEAEFDIMYNQGISREGDIVDLGADCGVIDKSGAWFSYGSERIGQGRENAKQFLREHPETAQEIEQKILVHYGLSPATAPAEES; encoded by the coding sequence GGCGTTGCCGGGCGTGCAGGCCATCTCCACCGGCGCTCTCGGCCTGGATATCGCCCTCGGCGTCGGCGGCGTCCCTCGCGGCCGGATCATTGAAATCTTCGGTCCCGAATCCTCGGGCAAGACCACCTTGGCCCTGCACATCGCCGCTGAGGCGCAGAAAGTCGGGGGGATGGCCGCTTTCATCGACGCCGAGCACGCCCTCGACATCGGCTACGCCCGCAAACTCGGGGTGAAGACCGACGATCTGCTCGTCTCCCAGCCCGACACCGGCGAGCAGGCCCTGGAAATCACTGAAACCCTGGTGCGCAGCGGCGCCATCGACGTGCTTGTGGTCGACTCGGTGGCGGCCCTGGTGCCCAAGGCCGAAATTGAAGGGGAGATGGGCGATTCGCACATGGGCCTGCAAGCGCGACTCATGTCCCAGGCGCTGCGCAAGCTCACCGCCACCATCAGCAAATCCCACTGCTGCGTGATCTTCATCAACCAGATCCGCATGAAGATCGGCGTCATGTTCGGCAATCCGGAGACGACCACTGGCGGTAACGCCCTCAAGTTCTACGCCTCGGTGCGCATGGATATCCGCCGCATCGCCTCGCTGAAGAACGGTCAGGACGTGATCGGCAACCGTACCCGGGTCAAGGTGGTGAAGAACAAGGTCGCCCCCCCCTTCAAGGAGGCGGAATTCGACATCATGTATAATCAGGGGATTTCCCGGGAGGGGGACATTGTCGACCTCGGTGCCGATTGCGGCGTCATCGACAAGAGCGGCGCCTGGTTTTCCTACGGCAGCGAGCGCATCGGTCAGGGCCGTGAAAACGCCAAGCAGTTTCTGCGCGAGCATCCGGAAACAGCCCAGGAAATCGAGCAGAAGATTCTGGTTCACTACGGCCTGAGCCCGGCAACCGCCCCTGCGGAGGAGAGTTAA